One Fimbriimonadaceae bacterium DNA window includes the following coding sequences:
- a CDS encoding ABC transporter ATP-binding protein, with translation MSAIVAEDLTKRFGSVTAVESMSLTVEKGTIFGFLGPNGSGKSTFIRMLCGLLAPTDGTATVNGYDVVRESESVKRSIGYMSQSFALYGDLTVEENLTFFGGVYGLRGAHLKERMETVVELVGIRPYFERRAGQLSGGWKQRLALAAALIHEPEIVFLDEPTAGIDPVARRDLWDLLFQLAGEGKTLFVTTHYMDEAERCNDIAYIYLSKLMVRGTPSDLKALPEVSPEGTRRIAVLSASPAQALMTLRKQPFTVDATLVEAEVHLLVDAATRDRDVVEAMRDAGLPEPPIREIEPSLEDVFVTLTRRMAKP, from the coding sequence GTGAGCGCAATCGTCGCCGAGGATCTCACCAAGCGCTTCGGCTCCGTCACCGCGGTCGAATCGATGAGCCTCACGGTGGAGAAGGGCACGATCTTCGGCTTCTTGGGGCCGAACGGCAGCGGCAAGAGCACCTTCATCCGGATGCTCTGCGGCCTCTTGGCGCCCACCGACGGCACCGCGACCGTGAACGGGTACGACGTGGTGCGCGAGAGCGAGTCCGTGAAGCGTTCGATCGGCTATATGAGCCAGTCGTTTGCGCTGTACGGAGACCTGACCGTCGAGGAGAATCTCACGTTTTTCGGCGGCGTGTACGGGCTGCGCGGAGCGCACCTGAAGGAGCGCATGGAGACCGTCGTCGAGTTGGTGGGGATCCGACCGTACTTCGAGCGGCGGGCGGGCCAACTATCCGGTGGTTGGAAACAACGCCTCGCCCTGGCCGCCGCCTTGATCCACGAACCCGAGATCGTGTTCCTCGACGAGCCGACCGCGGGGATCGACCCGGTGGCGCGGCGGGACCTCTGGGACCTTTTGTTTCAACTTGCCGGGGAAGGCAAGACCCTGTTCGTCACGACGCACTACATGGATGAGGCCGAGCGGTGCAACGACATCGCGTACATCTATCTTTCGAAGCTGATGGTGCGGGGCACCCCTTCGGACCTCAAGGCGCTTCCGGAGGTGTCACCCGAGGGAACGCGCCGAATCGCCGTTCTGAGCGCGAGCCCGGCGCAGGCGCTCATGACTCTGAGGAAGCAGCCGTTCACGGTGGACGCGACGCTGGTCGAGGCCGAGGTCCACCTTCTGGTAGACGCCGCGACGCGGGATCGCGACGTGGTGGAAGCGATGCGCGATGCGGGCCTCCCCGAGCCGCCGATCCGCGAGATCGAGCCGTCCCTGGAGGATGTCTTCGTGACGCTGACGCGAAGGATGGCCAAGCCGTGA
- a CDS encoding ABC transporter permease codes for MNGLWAVARKELAHLMRDRASLILALAIPIFQVCMYGYAIDFDVRHIPTAVVDFDRSRESREYLAKLHATQYLDLNFTVPTAEEAARLVRANTARVAVIIPPDFSRTLLAGGHPQVGVLLDGSDSQVATRARTAFIAAPGPPSPGQVDARVDVLFNPNMSTAVFMIPGLVGLILQIVLSSLTSNSIVRERDQGSLEQLMVTPVGKYGLMLGKLAPFFVLGLLEMSGIIYLGALLFDVHVAGNMILLFVLSLPFIVASLAIGLLISTIARTQAQALQMSTLIFMPSILMSGFIFPRDTMPGLLRIISNALPLTHQLEILRGVEVRAAGYGELWGSFVATSVIAVALLVVATSKFQKSVG; via the coding sequence GTGAACGGGCTCTGGGCCGTCGCCCGCAAGGAGCTGGCGCATCTGATGCGCGACCGCGCGAGCCTCATCCTCGCGCTGGCGATTCCCATCTTCCAGGTGTGCATGTACGGCTACGCGATCGACTTCGACGTGCGGCACATCCCCACGGCGGTCGTGGACTTCGACCGAAGCCGCGAGAGCCGGGAGTACCTGGCCAAGCTACACGCGACCCAGTACTTGGATCTCAACTTCACGGTCCCCACGGCCGAAGAGGCGGCGCGGTTGGTGCGTGCCAACACGGCCCGCGTGGCGGTGATCATCCCACCGGATTTCAGCCGGACGCTGTTGGCGGGCGGCCACCCTCAGGTGGGCGTGTTGCTCGACGGCTCGGACAGCCAGGTTGCCACGCGGGCGCGAACGGCGTTCATTGCGGCGCCGGGGCCGCCGTCACCGGGCCAGGTGGATGCGCGCGTCGATGTGCTCTTCAACCCGAACATGAGCACCGCGGTGTTCATGATTCCGGGCCTGGTGGGGCTCATTCTCCAGATCGTGCTCAGCTCGCTCACGTCCAACAGCATCGTGCGGGAGCGCGACCAGGGCTCGCTCGAGCAGCTCATGGTCACTCCGGTCGGCAAATACGGCCTGATGTTGGGCAAGCTCGCGCCGTTCTTCGTGTTGGGGCTGTTGGAGATGAGCGGGATCATCTACCTTGGGGCGTTGCTGTTCGACGTCCACGTGGCGGGGAATATGATTCTGCTGTTCGTGCTTTCGCTCCCGTTCATCGTCGCGTCGCTGGCGATCGGGCTGCTGATCAGCACGATTGCGCGCACGCAGGCGCAGGCGTTGCAGATGTCGACTCTGATCTTCATGCCCTCGATCCTGATGTCCGGCTTCATCTTCCCGCGCGACACGATGCCCGGCTTGCTCCGGATCATCTCGAACGCCCTGCCGCTGACGCACCAGTTGGAGATCCTGCGGGGTGTGGAGGTGCGGGCCGCGGGCTACGGGGAGCTCTGGGGCAGTTTTGTGGCGACGTCGGTGATTGCGGTGGCTCTTCTCGTGGTGGCCACCTCCAAGTTCCAAAAGAGCGTCGGCTGA
- the pruA gene encoding L-glutamate gamma-semialdehyde dehydrogenase: MKIGTFAYPAPRNEPVLSYGPGTPERARLKEVLAELKGQQADIPMTIGGQAVRSGNTKALHPPHEIAHTLGHYHAGDRSHAQQAIDAALAAAPAWAEMDWESRAAIFLKAADLIAGKYRPYMNATTMLGQSKNAFQAEIDSACEIIDFLRFNVHFLDEIYRQQPASSPGVHNRMEYRALEGFVLAVTPFNFTAIAGNLPTSAAMCGNVVVWKPANSAIYSAQMFMRVMQEAGLPDGVINLVFVDGPTIGDVCLNHPAFAGVHFTGSTGVFQTMWRTIGANIEKYNSYPRIVGETGGKDFVIAHKSADPDVVVTALLRGAFEFQGQKCSAASRAYLPSNLAGEIKEKLLAGIRSFKMGTVEDFSNFVNAVIDEKAFDSIAKYIESAKNDPDSEILIGGGYDKSKGYFIEPTVIEAKQPKVKTMCEEIFGPVLTIYTYDADKWEEALALVDGTSPYALTGAVIATDRGAIETATRMLRHAAGNFYINDKPTGAVVGQQPFGGARASGTNDKAGSQLNLYRWLSARTIKETFEPPVDYRYPFLSE; the protein is encoded by the coding sequence GAACCCGTGCTCTCCTACGGGCCAGGAACCCCCGAACGGGCGCGGCTCAAGGAGGTCCTCGCCGAGCTGAAGGGCCAGCAGGCGGACATCCCGATGACCATCGGCGGCCAAGCCGTCCGGAGCGGCAACACCAAGGCCCTCCACCCGCCGCACGAGATCGCGCACACCCTCGGCCACTACCACGCCGGCGACCGGTCGCACGCGCAACAGGCGATCGACGCGGCCCTGGCCGCCGCTCCCGCATGGGCCGAGATGGACTGGGAGAGTCGCGCGGCGATCTTCCTCAAGGCCGCGGACCTCATCGCGGGCAAGTACCGCCCGTACATGAACGCCACCACGATGCTCGGCCAAAGCAAGAACGCGTTCCAAGCCGAAATCGACTCGGCGTGCGAGATCATCGACTTCCTGCGGTTCAACGTCCATTTCCTGGACGAGATCTACCGCCAGCAGCCCGCAAGCTCGCCCGGAGTGCACAACCGCATGGAGTATCGGGCCCTCGAGGGGTTCGTTCTCGCCGTCACCCCCTTCAACTTCACCGCGATCGCGGGGAACCTGCCCACCTCGGCCGCCATGTGCGGCAACGTCGTGGTGTGGAAACCTGCGAACTCGGCGATCTACAGCGCCCAAATGTTCATGCGGGTGATGCAGGAGGCCGGTCTCCCCGACGGTGTCATCAATCTCGTGTTCGTGGACGGTCCGACGATCGGCGACGTGTGCCTCAACCACCCCGCCTTCGCAGGCGTCCACTTCACCGGCTCCACGGGAGTCTTCCAAACGATGTGGCGGACGATCGGCGCGAACATCGAAAAGTACAACTCCTACCCGCGAATTGTGGGTGAAACGGGCGGCAAGGACTTCGTGATCGCCCACAAGAGCGCGGATCCCGACGTGGTGGTGACAGCCCTGCTGCGCGGTGCGTTCGAGTTCCAGGGGCAGAAGTGCTCGGCGGCTTCGCGGGCGTACCTGCCGAGCAACCTTGCGGGCGAGATCAAAGAGAAGCTGCTGGCCGGGATTCGGTCCTTCAAGATGGGCACGGTCGAGGATTTCTCCAACTTTGTCAATGCAGTCATTGACGAAAAGGCATTCGATTCGATTGCGAAGTACATCGAAAGCGCGAAGAACGACCCCGACAGCGAGATCCTGATTGGAGGCGGCTATGACAAGTCGAAGGGCTACTTCATCGAACCCACGGTCATCGAGGCCAAACAGCCCAAGGTCAAGACGATGTGCGAGGAGATCTTCGGCCCGGTGCTGACGATCTACACGTACGACGCGGACAAGTGGGAAGAGGCGCTCGCTCTCGTCGACGGCACGTCGCCCTACGCGCTCACCGGCGCGGTGATCGCCACCGACCGGGGCGCGATCGAGACGGCGACGCGGATGCTTCGCCACGCCGCCGGGAACTTCTACATCAACGACAAGCCGACGGGGGCCGTGGTCGGCCAGCAGCCGTTCGGAGGCGCAAGGGCCAGCGGCACGAACGACAAGGCCGGCTCCCAGCTCAACCTCTACCGGTGGCTGAGCGCCCGGACGATCAAGGAGACCTTCGAACCGCCGGTGGACTACCGCTACCCGTTCCTGTCGGAATAG